Proteins encoded together in one Candidatus Woesearchaeota archaeon window:
- a CDS encoding FAD-dependent thymidylate synthase: MTNQRRIYTLNGLPPEVIAVAFAKCSRSPESFDVIAKELNEDKSRQFHEKWVVGYGHSSVAEHAVLSLAIENVSMLASKVIEDNRLASYTEKSTRYQQFDKTTYYKPELNQKLNKLYIQTMDYIMDTYTELIPKLTEFTKKKHPDLKEIEIKNKVFDNLRNLLPVSVLTNIGFTVNARNLEKAIVKLMTHPLKEMNEIGYDLKHAALKHAPTLIKYTGTNEYIKNTAAELKKQTKQILDRMPDDITPVTLVEYDKDAEEKILSAILYKFSNLPYNVAKEKLNNLEDTKKEELLKKAIENIGKFDAPIREFEHAYYTFDLLMDYGAFRDIQRHRMVTQTNQELTPFYGFDIPKEVMQAGLMKDYVECMKSAKNTYRIIHEKFPNEAQYVLPMAFKKRVLFKANYRELYHFIKLRSSKQGHESYRKIAKGMYIELEKVHPFLAGFIKVDLT; the protein is encoded by the coding sequence ATGACTAATCAAAGAAGAATCTATACTCTAAACGGCTTGCCGCCTGAAGTAATTGCAGTAGCTTTTGCTAAATGTTCACGCTCTCCAGAAAGCTTTGACGTAATAGCAAAAGAACTAAACGAAGATAAATCCAGACAGTTTCATGAAAAATGGGTTGTAGGATACGGCCACTCAAGTGTTGCAGAACACGCTGTTTTATCTCTTGCAATTGAAAACGTCTCAATGCTGGCATCAAAAGTAATTGAAGATAATCGTTTAGCTTCTTACACTGAAAAATCAACCAGATACCAGCAGTTTGACAAGACAACATATTACAAACCGGAATTAAACCAGAAGTTAAACAAACTTTACATTCAGACAATGGATTATATAATGGATACATACACAGAATTAATACCGAAGCTAACTGAATTTACAAAAAAGAAACATCCGGATTTAAAGGAAATCGAAATAAAAAACAAGGTTTTTGATAACCTAAGAAATCTTTTACCAGTTTCAGTTTTAACTAACATCGGTTTCACTGTTAATGCAAGGAATCTGGAAAAAGCAATAGTTAAGCTAATGACTCATCCATTAAAAGAGATGAATGAAATAGGATACGACTTAAAGCACGCCGCACTAAAGCATGCTCCGACATTAATCAAATACACCGGTACAAATGAATACATAAAAAACACAGCAGCAGAGCTAAAAAAACAAACAAAACAAATTCTGGATAGGATGCCCGATGACATCACGCCAGTAACCTTGGTAGAGTATGATAAAGACGCTGAAGAAAAAATACTTTCAGCAATTCTTTACAAATTTTCAAACTTGCCTTATAATGTAGCTAAAGAAAAACTAAATAATTTAGAAGATACAAAAAAAGAAGAACTTCTAAAAAAAGCAATAGAAAACATTGGTAAGTTTGATGCACCAATTAGGGAATTTGAGCATGCCTACTACACATTTGACCTTCTAATGGACTATGGTGCATTCAGAGACATCCAAAGGCACAGGATGGTAACCCAGACAAACCAGGAACTCACCCCTTTTTACGGTTTTGACATTCCAAAGGAAGTTATGCAAGCAGGTCTTATGAAAGATTATGTAGAGTGCATGAAATCAGCAAAAAACACGTACCGGATAATCCATGAAAAATTTCCAAACGAGGCTCAATACGTTCTTCCGATGGCATTTAAGAAAAGAGTTTTATTCAAAGCAAACTATAGAGAGCTTTACCATTTCATCAAGTTAAGGTCTTCAAAGCAGGGCCATGAATCCTATAGAAAGATAGCCAAAG